The window taaatccgacaccgtcactgaagagacactgaagcatgtcagagatgtggaagacatggcaggaatagataggaatatgttagatggagtaatgggtggaattagtactatggacagcaagatatataatgaatgcattgaagatgaaactgtatgcactaagctttaagctgaatgttaaagaatcaaaggcaactccaaatacctgaatctcagagtCAAATGGAGTATAAtgtcaaactacttaattttctttttctttacaacactgtaagcagtaagtatttctagttagctgaatgatctcagtaatttaattttacaattatttaatttaattaagtaactaaagtagtgctgggcgatatggcctaaaaataaaatctccgaTACAACGCCGCTTGTATCGTTGTATCgtgacagcgatgcttttgtcagtttaccttgttgcattttcaaaagtgcagaataaaatgtgacactgaatttcaaacggcacattgtaatttttgcatctattattaaagtatttattaatagtaatacagtggaaattagtagatttggttagcatgttgatttacggtatgcgcccctaaattttctggttgtgcccctaaaattttcagttgggggccactgtgctcctagtgaaaaaagttagtctggagccctgggcaccatgaaaacttctgaactagtgttacctacttcactgcagtgctctcttcaaaacatctgaaacagactagagcagatttaagtttgatatgctctattttcagtcattgaaaagtgtataaataagtgctagatgtcaccagaatgcaccaaatttccccatattaaaattttccgggggggcatgcccccggacccccctaaagttgcaagcacctgcggagctgTGTGcagtgtcgggccagtaactttcaggcagggccagtaactttcaaaacctactggccctgtgggccagtgcaaatttctgggctatgtcaacccctgaagcccattgagacaactgttgttgtgaatttgagctatacaaataaaattgaattgaaattgaattaatTCCCCGGAACCAGGCGGGTTTCATCAGTGTACAGCTGCAAGGACGGCTTTAATAAACCTCCATTTAGAGAGCAACAAATAGTCTGGAAGTGGTTTGTACTGAACCGATTTGAAGCCTGATTCTCATGTGGTCATCACCATCTGGGTTTGATATGAAATGACTGAATCTGAATTCCCTAATCTCCAAAAAACGGGATTATCTAGTGGTTTTATTCCAATTCAAACacgtttgtttttaacagaattcatttgctgaagtaaaaacctaataaatattgTTCTTTTTAGATTTATGAATTCCCAAATGtaatttgaatcttttttatatatatacacccCATCATGTggaaaatactacaagaacatgttaaaaacagtcgGACTTTCATCTCCCGTAGCTCAACAACAGTGTCTCCAGTCTGAGGTTGGCTCAGATCTGCAGCACCGACTCAGGAGGTCCTTCCTGCACACAGCTGTCACTTCCTccagtgacaccccccccccccctccaaaataaaatcaaatctttACTACAATTTCTGATTTAGGCTCCAAATTAGAAATTCAAATGCATTGAATTTAATAAAACTTTGTCCATTTGTTGAATCCCAGTCATTCTGGTGCTGAAGCAGATCATCTAAAACGTTAGCGGATGTTCACTCAGACTTGTTCAGCTCGGCGTCTTGTCGTCCTCAGACTCTCTCGGCTCTGGTGAAGCTGATGAAGGAGTGCTGGTACCAGAACCCCTCTGCTAGACTTACAGCACTCCGCATCAAGAAGACCCTGGACAAGATTCAAAGCTCTCTTGAGAAGGGCAAGGAGTCGTAAGGGAGGAGCCTCAGGTGCGGCGTCCAGCGAGAAGAAAGGCTGACCGGGAAGGCGGAGCTCTGAAGCGGCTCCACTCTGTTTTTATCCTCTTGTGGATGCCTTCCACCCACCTCCCTCTGTTTGACTTGAAGATGTTCAGACGTCCATCAGTTCCCCTTCATCTGAAGCGTTTACTGTTCGGAAACGGACGCCGTTTTGTTTTTCACCTAACGACACTTGAACGCCCACGTCAGACTCTTTTCAATCTTTGGCCTTTCTTCAACCCAAACATAACATCCAGATCTCCAGCAGAGCGCTGCTGACAGACAATCATTTAGCTTCACGTGCCAGGAAATCGCTgttacaaaaggaaaagagCCAATCAAATCAACTGTGGGgttttaaatatagttttttgttgtttttttttatcaaaacaccAGAATATTTATGTGTTGAATCTTCACTGTTGCCACACTACTGAGGATCTGGAGGACTGGACTGTAAACGTAAAGATGAACTCAAGTAGGAATTTATTTACTGGAAAGAAacttggagggaaaaaaaacactacaggCACATTTTTAAAGCTGGTTTGTGTAGAAATAGCACACTTTAAGTATGAACTTGTCTGCAGCTGAACTTGAAAGTATGAACATATCCGGTGCGTCGACACGTTCGACGCATGTTCGACACGTGCAGAAAGGAATCGGGACAGAcgtgtttgtgctaaaaacaaacatgtagcATGCTGGATCTTTCCAGTTCtgccacattctttaagttgcctaaagagaaaatcaaaacaacTTGATGTTGAAACTTTTATTGAAGACTGGTTTCAGCACTAAAAgtgcttttgctttgttttggtggggaaaaaaatgtttttttatatgtaataaaacattaacTGCAGTGTAATGATTAGCCTACAGACAGATTTTACTCTACATTTCAACTTTTACTGCtgtcgaccacttcctgttatcaTTTTTCAGAACATCACAGATCTGGAAAACTAAATCATGAAGACTCGCTCCTGGTTTACAAACATGTCaatcaaaaataatttcagGAAACTACAATATTGCAACATTTCACAGCATTATTTGctgtaaaaggatttaaatgTTGCACAATTgtaatttttcttattttaaagcctgaaaatgcaacatttaagtcatttttacctcctgaaaattcaaaaatgaccacaaacaatgttttttgaGCCTTTTGTCTAGCGGATTCTGTTTCTAACTATTTCCTGTAACATTGCTGCACGGTCACCTCAGATTATCTGGTAAAGTCTTGTATGGGTTGAGGATGCCGTTCGGGTCCAAAATGGCCTTTATGGTCCCCATCAGTGCCACAGCTTGGCTCGACTTACTGTAATAGATATAGTTCCTTTTCTTCAGACCCAGTCCATGTTCTGCACTAATGCTGCCCTGGAACTTGGCTGTCCATTCGTAGACGAAAGGCTCAATGGCCGCCAGCAGAGCGGGGTTCTTGGCAGGAGAGGTGATGTTCAGGTGAAGGTTGCCATCACCTGCAGAAGTGAGTGGCTTGGAAGGTGAGAGAGAGATGCAACTTTCGGGGAAATGTCACCTACTTGTCAATGGAGCTTCTTACCTACGTGGCCATATCCCACCACGCTTTTGGCGCGCTCCCCCAGGTGCTGCCGCATGTCCGTCACCAGCTGGTAGATCCGCTCCACCGGAAGAGAAATGTCGTACTTGTAGGTGAAGCCGTCGTGTGTGAGAGCCTCTGTGATGCGTTCGCGCATCGACCACAAAGCCTGAAAAGctcaaaccaaaagaaaacgTTCAAAAATTCAccaagaaaaagggaaaacccCACggtgatcatcttttgatctattttcaaagcgtttctaGTGGTCTCTATTTATgataatgcagtttttagctacaatttttaaaaaactgtcgttttctaggacattgttgcTGCAGAGCAGTAGAGGCTTGTGAATTTCACCTCCCCTCTAACAAtagcaatgcaacaaaaatgatgatgtTGGAACTATCCGGGCGTTcggtttggagccagatgccagctcagacaaaaacaaagacgtccgcGGATCTGGTCTTCTCCAAGAGGATGCTTCAGAACGGAGCAGCGCAGGGAGCCTTGAACCCACCCAGCCTAATTCTACCCAACAAAAGTGATATTATtggcccctgattcacaactatttgaataaagagatactTTTTAtctatgccctccatcatgagaaaaatgttacaagaacatattaaaaacaccaaaaatactatttttaattggagtgggtctttaagccttcctgtaacccttgtgctatcctaggcactttaacattgggagttgggtcatctagacccactagacagtgctctgaacctttttcttcaatgatttgtgatcttcactggtgtccatggattacataaaatctttccacctttatccacctttgtcatggtagggagaacacgtcaaggcaagggtggggttatctaagatagcacaagtgttgaGCACCTCCAGCTGACTAAAAAAATtgcacaaattggatttgcgatgaTAAATTGTCCTAATGGAAAcgcaacaaaaaaagagtttttgcgCTTGGAGATGGTTTTCGAGGCGAATCGAAATTGAAATATTTCGCAAAACTTCAATTGAAACACGTTTTTCCCAATGAAATAAGTGAGATAAATTATGATGGCAATGCACTTCTTGTGAGGACGTGGCTGCGTTGGGCACTGCAGAGCGGGCGCcacaagaggtcccacagcatcacacagcccATCAAAGTAAGCGTCTTATgcagaattgttggatccagAAATTCAAATGCATTGAATTTCATAAAACCGTGTCCATTCATTGTATACCAGAGTCATTTTGGTGCTGAAGCAGATCATCTAAAACATTAACGGATGTTCACTCAGGCTTGTTCAGCTTCATCCATAACTGCTCCCATGTTTTAAGGAGCTTGCCGCTCTGCTTTGAATAAGACgtcgacgtctcctttgatggatgatgatgatgaaggctagagcagcagcagaaatttgaatggatctgctgtaaatcattgTTCACGTCCGTctccatgtttttaaatgacttatgatgttggtttgtgtttatttgcatttaagaTTTATTGGAAACAATTTaattgcaaaattgtgttttttttcaaaatttctaGAATCTCTATAACGATTTGCGCCTGTgtgtaatggaaacacagcttcTGTTTTCTACCCAAACACTAATAGAGATGCAAATGAACATTAGGTACCTTTATTTTTGCCTCCTCTGTGGCCACGGTCCCATCCACAACTAACGAAGACTTCATGGCTTCTTCCAGGAAGTTGTGGAGTTTCTCCTCATCGTGGTTCGAGTCGGATCCCTGAGTTTCTATGACGATGTAAAACGGACAATCTACAAAACACAAATGAGTTGGTGCTTGAATTATCTGCTATAATAATCCTaaatgtgaatgtgtgagtgtgcaCCAGAGATGGGATTCTGTAGCTTCAGGTGTGTTCTGAGCAGATTCAAACATTCGCTGTCCAAGAACTCAAAGGCAGACAGAATTTCTCCCAGCATGCTTCTGCTCAGCTGAAATGTCTTCAGCAGCTGCTCAAAGGTCTCACAGCCTGGAGGagggtgacaaaaaaaaaaaaatctcccaaaCTGAACCACACAAAGTTTTTCCCCTGACATCAGACACAAGGAGAAAAGTTACCCAAGAAGACCACATTAACAGATTTGGGTTTTTGTGGGCAAAGGATGGACACTGCAGTGATCACCCCCAAAGTGCCCTCTGACCCAATGAACAGCTGTTTGAGGTCATATCCCGTGTTATCTTTCCGCAGCGTGGACAAGCAGTCCAGCACCTGTCCATTGGCCAGCACCTGCACACACGAAAGACCAACTTTACTTCACTAGGCGCCATCACTCGTCCAAGCAGTTTTCAGAGAATCACATCTGCCTGTGTCCAAATATGTGTTGatcacacacttttaccgggtAATTGTGAACATTTTATGCGTGAATCatatcaactttaaaaaccgTTTGTGAATATGAAAAATGTGCGTCCCTTACCACTTCCAGACCGAGTACAGTCCCGTGTAAGGAGCCGTAACGGAGCAGCCGCAGCCCACCTGCGTTAGTCGCCACATTGCCTCCGATCTGGCAGCTCCCTTTTGCACCAAGATCCAGAGGCATGATGTGGCCCCTCTCCTCCAGGTAGAGAGACAAATTCTCCAAGATGCAACCTGACTGACACGTTAAAatacctaaaaaaataaaacacaaacagggTCAATCCATTCTAAACCTTTAAGAAACAGTAAAACGTCGAATCTTACCAGAGACGTCATCAAAGCGGAGTATGTTGTTCATTAGGGCGGTGGAGAGGACGATCTCATCGTGAACTGGAACACTCCCGCCAACCAAGCCAGTATTACCCCCTTGAGGGTTCACCGCCAGGTTGCGACTGTTACAATAtctacatgtaaaaaaataaaaataatgtccCTTTTATTTATGTCCTGCAGCACACCTGGACTGCttttgcaattcttctttcCTACTGTGCCTTTCAGCAAAACTTTTGTCCCTGCCACATATCCAAAAGCGCGGCGAGCTTCCTAAAGTGCCGTTCCCCTGTTGATCACACATTTTTTACCAGGTAATTGCGAAAATTGTATACGTGAATCATTTGCGCAGGCTGAACGAAACTATATAAAATACGACATGACTATTTTGACTATATAGAAATGTGGCGTTGTTTACAAAAACcacagttgccaaggaaatcaaAAACTGTAATTAAAACGGTTGCTGTGGAGattaaaccaacagaaaagccaccatttCAGAAAATGGGTTGGTTTTTTCCCCCATAAATTTATCACGAGCAGCTCTGAGCAGGCTGGCAGGGGAAGACGAGGAGAATGACGTTCAtgtagcagctgctcagccaatGAGGGGGCGGCGAGGGCGAGTAGCACCTGCAGGCTCCACAACGCCGCTTGCTGCTTTAAGGTTTATGGTTTTTAAATTACCTCAGAATTTGAGACACTTCCTCTGTTGTCTGAGGTCTCAGCAAAACTTCACTGGAACCTGCAAAGGATATAGAAAGACAAAGCAGCTGAATACCATAACACTTAGCGGGTGACATGTGTGTGAAATATGAAAACTGCTTTCGTTTCCATCCACCTTTCACAGACTTGAGCCAGTCGACATTACTGGATTCCAACAGGTCTGGGTCAGTGATGGCTCTGCCAGGAAGAAGCGTtctaaaaaaggtcaaatcctCCTGTGTAACCCTGCAGAAGGGTCGTCTCGGTGGTGGAGTGTCTGACAGCGACTTGGGCCCATCATTGCTAGTATGCAGTGTGCGACGGAAGGAGAAAAATACAGAGGGGCTGCA is drawn from Oryzias latipes chromosome 22, ASM223467v1 and contains these coding sequences:
- the d2hgdh gene encoding D-2-hydroxyglutarate dehydrogenase, mitochondrial: MFVQLSHTSFAMVGIFQRSLRLRTPLTQLSFHNSTSPTDILSSLVLRGRLFPICSPSVFFSFRRTLHTSNDGPKSLSDTPPPRRPFCRVTQEDLTFFRTLLPGRAITDPDLLESSNVDWLKSVKGSSEVLLRPQTTEEVSQILRYCNSRNLAVNPQGGNTGLVGGSVPVHDEIVLSTALMNNILRFDDVSGILTCQSGCILENLSLYLEERGHIMPLDLGAKGSCQIGGNVATNAGGLRLLRYGSLHGTVLGLEVVLANGQVLDCLSTLRKDNTGYDLKQLFIGSEGTLGVITAVSILCPQKPKSVNVVFLGCETFEQLLKTFQLSRSMLGEILSAFEFLDSECLNLLRTHLKLQNPISDCPFYIVIETQGSDSNHDEEKLHNFLEEAMKSSLVVDGTVATEEAKIKALWSMRERITEALTHDGFTYKYDISLPVERIYQLVTDMRQHLGERAKSVVGYGHVGDGNLHLNITSPAKNPALLAAIEPFVYEWTAKFQGSISAEHGLGLKKRNYIYYSKSSQAVALMGTIKAILDPNGILNPYKTLPDNLR